A single window of Salvia splendens isolate huo1 chromosome 8, SspV2, whole genome shotgun sequence DNA harbors:
- the LOC121743281 gene encoding transcription factor MYB102-like → MGRTPCCDKNGLKKGPWTPEEDEKLSRYIHAHGAGNWRNLPKNAGLQRCGKSCRLRWTNYLRPDIKRGRFSFEEEETIIQLHSVLGNKWSAIAARLPGRTDNEIKNYWNTHIRKRLLRMGIDPVTHAPRLDLLDLSSLLSSPQLNLLRLQSLINPEALRLAMTLISANGAAADLSNSGAPPLQPNHSDYIIDQQTPPNHNYNNSFHNLSQSQQMLQDNVMIHTANASDMSSFGYQVSENSSFQSMNGSSSSGNSSQNFSSPPTVEDERESFCSNLMKFEISEGWDLDDLLEI, encoded by the exons ATGGGAAGAACACCTTGCTGCGACAAAAATGGCCTCAAAAAGGGACCGTGGACGCCCGAAGAAGACGAGAAGCTCAGTCGATACATCCACGCTCACGGCGCCGGAAATTGGAgaaatcttcccaaaaatgCTG GTTTACAAAGATGTGGGAAGAGTTGTCGACTGCGATGGACTAATTACTTGAGGCCAGATATCAAAAGGGGAAGATTTTCATTTGAGGAAGAAGAAACCATTATCCAACTCCATAGTGTTCTTGGCAACAA ATGGTCTGCCATCGCGGCACGTCTGCCCGGGAGAACAGACAACGAGATCAAGAACTACTGGAACACCCACATCCGGAAGCGCCTGCTCCGGATGGGGATCGACCCAGTGACCCACGCCCCGCGCCTCGATTTACTCGACCTCTCCTCGCTCCTCAGCTCGCCTCAGCTCAACCTCCTCCGCCTCCAATCCCTCATCAACCCGGAGGCGCTGAGGCTCGCCATGACCCTAATATCAGCCAACGGCGCCGCCGCCGACCTGTCGAATTCGGGGGCCCCACCTCTCCAACCTAATCACTCTGACTATATCATCGACCAACAAACCCCACCAAATCACAATTACAATAACTCGTTTCACAATCTGTCGCAATCTCAGCAAATGCTTCAAGATAATGTGATGATTCACACTGCAAATGCCAGCGATATGTCGAGTTTTGGATACCAAGTTTCGGAAAATTCGAGTTTTCAATCGATGAACGGAAGCAGCAGCAGTGGAAACAGCAGCCAGAATTTTAGCAGCCCTCCAACGGTGGAAGATGAGAGGGAAAGTTTCTGCAGTAATTTGATGAAGTTTGAGATTTCTGAGGGGTGGGATTTGGATGATTTGTTGGAGATTTGA